A genome region from Staphylococcus capitis subsp. capitis includes the following:
- a CDS encoding HD domain-containing protein yields the protein MENELKIKHACNYMKMVHKDDHTGHDIAHVERVHTLAKYIALNEGLVHTTIIELAALLHDTVDSKITNEQQAYDKLSTFLETIDLTQDDIQHVLHIIQNMSYRGGKNNQATLSIEGQIVRDADRLDALGAIGIARTFQFAGYFGEPMWTESNVPFESLHTDNIEAFDPSAIKHFYEKLLKLKSLMHTSTGRKLAEERHHFMLQFLKQFLHEWNFNNNTNL from the coding sequence ATGGAAAATGAATTAAAAATTAAACACGCATGTAACTATATGAAAATGGTTCATAAAGATGATCACACTGGGCACGATATCGCGCATGTAGAACGGGTTCATACATTAGCAAAGTATATCGCTTTAAATGAGGGTTTAGTACATACAACGATTATAGAACTTGCCGCTTTATTACATGACACAGTGGATAGCAAAATAACGAATGAACAACAAGCATATGATAAACTTTCTACTTTTCTAGAAACGATTGACTTAACCCAAGATGATATTCAACATGTTTTGCATATTATACAAAATATGAGTTACCGTGGTGGTAAAAACAATCAAGCCACATTATCGATTGAAGGGCAAATCGTAAGAGATGCTGATCGTTTGGATGCGCTAGGCGCAATCGGAATTGCTCGAACTTTTCAATTCGCTGGATATTTCGGCGAACCAATGTGGACTGAATCTAACGTGCCATTCGAATCACTACATACTGATAATATTGAAGCATTTGATCCTTCAGCAATTAAGCACTTTTACGAAAAATTATTAAAACTTAAAAGTTTGATGCATACCTCAACTGGAAGAAAGCTTGCTGAAGAACGTCATCATTTTATGCTTCAATTCTTAAAACAATTTTTACACGAATGGAATTTCAATAACAACACAAATTTGTAA